The sequence GTATAAGCCATGTCCGCCCATACCCGaaccatcctcctctcactctcaaccATAGGAATAGGTCTGATAACATACCAACACCTCCGACTATGCTCGCTCTACCCTGATCTACCTGTTCTCCCTCAAGTCGACATATCGAACCGCAAGAACAGATCGTATAGTAATAAGGAATGGACGAATTGCGAAGTAGGCGACTCATGGGCTGTCAGAGCTCCCCTAGATCACTTGAACCGGAACCGGGGTGCGGGGGATGTGGGCAAGGAATGGAATAGGTGTTTCTGGACGACATGGCCATTGAGGTTGGAGGGTCGTCTGTCAGGTATAGTCAAGAGTATTGTTGGGTCGAGTTATGGTAGTGCGACTGGGAAAGAGGTGGATctgggaaggggagggttCGAAGTGGATCCTGGGGATACGTTGTTAAAtggtttggtgagtttgaattcttcccttccctaTCTAGGATGGTCGAAGTGCGAGACAGAACGTACCTCGATAGTAGGATAGGATACCTGATTTGAACACGGACACGAGGTCAGAACTGGTagcatctccctcttctgtGTCTCATCGTCCCGAACTGGCTGACGTATCATCTGAATCCCTAGTTCACAGTAGAATCCCTCGACCCGATCCCCCTGCCCCTCAACGGTActtcccaaacccaaactcaaatCACCTACTCATGGGgttctctctcccctccttcctccccaacctcaCATCCGTACATACCCATAAAAGGGGGATATCACACCCTATCTGTACTACCCACATCTTCTCTAAATGGTTCGACCGACCATtccaaggagaaagaaggtgatAAAACGGATTATGTATATCTAGTATTCACAGCTCAAGGTGTATCCACGCGCTCTCGAGGGGATGAGAGAGTAGGGATCCTCGATGATCTGTTTATATCGTTTCACAAGGCCTATTCGAGGGTATTGATCCATCTGACTATTCGGAATATGGGATTATCAAAGCAAGTGGAGAGGGTCGAGCATTGGCCATGAACCATGAGCTATGAGCGAAATAGATCTGGGTGAGAAGAGAGCGAGAAAGACCAAGTTAGCATCTGTTGGTTGTTGGTTGGGGGTCGAAATGCGACTTCCCTTCATCTGTCTTCCTATCATCCGTCATAAATATGTACTTCTTTTTGTATCCATGTGGGAATGCACATAACACAACACAGGATCAGAGGGGCATGACATATTCATGCAATGATATCAGACCGACAGCAATACCACGAGAAAAGTCCATCATAACATAACATAAaaaacctcatcatctcttgACTACTAAAAAGAAATATACTATACACATCATGACTGTTCAGTCAAACGTTCTATGTTTGTGAGGGGAGGACATATGAGAAGATACATAATGACGTCAATTTTACCAACTACCTTCCACTTATGTTTCCCTTCCGTAGCCTAGCATTTCCCATTCTGCAGTTCCATCTATCACGATCTTCTTGCCACCCTCGGCTCTGACTATTATTCCACAACGACAAACCGTGTCAATCCCTCCACCTACCGATGATGTCCATACCCCCCACCCTGATACCCATAAACCTGTCCCACCTGCGGCTGACTCGAAGGTCTAGGCGGCGGATGCCCTCCACCATAGAAAGCTTGCTGGGCATTATAGGGctgtggtggtggtggtggacctCTTCGCGGATCGTACCCCGAAGGGCCTTGTCCAGGTGGCGGTCGATTGTTATATCCCTGAGGAGGTCCAGCACCGGGGGGTAATCTCTGAGGGGGCTCCCAGTTCCCCTGTTGTTGATGTGGGGGTAATCCaccaggaggaggtaatgGTCTCTGACCCTgtcctggtcctggtcctCCATAACCCTGATGAGGCGGTGGACGTTGACCCTGCGAGGGGGGATGTTGGAACAATTGTccaggttgaggttgactgAATAATTGTCCAGGTTGGGGGCCCGGtgaagtgggattgggtcgTTGGGGGAAGGGTGAGGCTGGTGCGCCATTCGGTGCTCCctgagagggatgatgaaaTATCTGTCCCGGCTGTGGTCCAGAATGTTGAGGGTATAATGGTCTGACCTGTCCCTGACCTTGTGCTTGACCCTCTGGCGGACCTCTCCCATCAGTGACGACTCTTCGCATACCGCCCGAATTGGgtccaggaggaggtggatgagaaggattcGACATGGTTCGCTGTCTTGTATCGCGTCGTTCGTCTAGGGCCGTAAGGATGGGTGGACCATTGTTCTGAGTAGGGGGAGGTCCGAAAGAGGATTGGGGCACACCACCGGGCGGACCACGTATGTTGGGGGGAGGATgttgtggatgtggatgatggtATCCCTCATTAGGTGGGCGAGGTCCCGGTCCACCAGGAGAAGGCTGTGATACTGCTCGTTGGGGATTGTTGGGTGGTAATGGTCTTGGGGGTTGTTGGTGCGGACTGTAATTCTGAGATGGTGGAATCGATTGTTGGGATGgcggacgaggaggtggtggagacTGTTTGTTCGGTGGAACCGATCGCATTTCATGATCGACCTGAGCGTTCTGCATACCATATGAAGGTGCACGCATTGGTGCTTCGTTGTTTCTACCATCCCTTGCTCGTTCGGGTTTGGATAGGGTATTCTTCTTGGTAGAAACCGGTGGAAGTGGTGCAGGCGCAGGtgtaggagaaggagattcGATAGGGTTGGCTCGAGGCAGAGGTTTCCCGGCTGAACCTGAATCAGCAGGTTTTGGTGGTGTACCTTTGACAGGCGCTTTAACCTCTTCTTTCGATTTCTCAGGATCGGTCGAAgcagtcttcttctcctcagtCACATTCCGACCGATCACACCGAGATACCAGAACATGAGGTTGGAAATTAACACCTGCTCGTATAACGGTCTTCTGGCATTGGCGAGTTTAATATGACTTAATCTGTACACTGCTCGTTCGACGTGGATGGGGTATCGAGCGTAGCTTGAGAACCCAGGAGAGGTcggtgagggagaaggaggtacaCCAAGCGATTTGGCAGATTTCGAAGAACCAAGTAAAGCTGCAGCTGCCGCAGGACCAGCAGAGGAGAAGTTGGCAACTGATGATATttcctcctgcttcttctttcctccaaATAACGAGCCGAGGAATCTGTCCTTGTCCTTTTTCCCCTTCCCGTCTTtgtccttcttatccttcttcccaaaCAGACCACCTTTCTTTGacttttccttctctttggaagtggaggaagcCGAAGATGCTCCAGAATCTATACGAGCTAGATTAGGTTGCTCGATATTTACCGGtttcatcttctgctccaTAGGTTGTTGTGTCAtttgctgctgttgttgctcttgctgctgctgcagTGCCATACCAGGAGGAAGCGATGATCTCTGAGCGGGAGGAGCCATGCCGGGTGGTAAGTCGTATTGAGCGGAAGGGAGCGAAGAAGGTCGTTGTTGTGGTGTGGTAGGCGAGGGAGGTTGCAGAGAGTATTCTTCGGGTACTTGTAGGTTGGGTCCAGAAGTAGCCAAAGAAGGTATAGCGGGTCTTTCCAGCTGCATTTCTGCCCCAGGTGAAGTCCTCCTCACCCCAGCTAACGGGTCTCTGACATTCTCCTGAGTAGGCGTTCTATCATGGTCGTGTTCCGAGGCAAACCAATCTTGGCCATCTTgatgatcagctgaggtCGTTATGACAGGTGGTAGAGAGAGCTTCTTTCCAGGTGGAGAAGGTTCAGGACTGGGTGTCAGGGAATGGTCGCGCGAAGATGACGAGACTGAGCTGGACCTTGAGTCCCTAGCGTACGCATCGAATATGTGAGCTTCATCAGTCGATTCGTCAGatcctcttctatcttccAGATGTTGCACTGAGTCATGAAATACTTCGCGATCCTCATGCGACTCATCACTACCGCCCATACTCAGGACTGTACCCGTACTTGATTTCTTGGTTCTATCGGAATAATCGAATTCGTCATCGAAAACAGGTAATTCTCGCTGAGGAGCAGCAGtcattcttccttttctcgTAGCAGCGAATCTGTGTCCACCACCATCGCCTGACAGACTCGCCTTTCCTCTAATCTTCGTGCGTGCCGAACGACGTAGGATTGATCCGGGTCGAGAGGGAATGAGAGGAGCGTCGTCGCCATCACCACCTTGAGGTATGTCATCTTGGAGGACTGTATATTGAAACAAGGGGTCAATAGGTCGATCCTGGATAGCAAAACATTGCTGCGATGGAATGTGATACGGATTCGACCGAGAAAAGGTAGTGTGGTAGATTGAGGTAAGCAGAaagaaatcactcacatccagGAGCAACGTTCATACTCAGACTTCTCCTCAGCAAAGTCCTCATAGCTTccggatcatcatccacctcatccgcCTCATCAACCAATTCCTCCAATTTCTGCAGATCATTCAGCGTCAACCCCTTCTCACCAGACCTTCCACCATATATACTAGCGGGTCTTCTAGTCGGTAAGGGCGGAGCCTcattctcaacatcatccccAGGTTTAGGTTGATATTGTCTACTCAGCATTGACCTTTTCCTTCCCAGTCCCTCAGCCCCTCTCCTACTGGGATTACGCGATAACCAACTCGGACTTCTACTCAGTCCTGGAGCTTCGCCCGCTTCAGCCGCATCTGCATGAGTGGGGTCCGGGTGGGTATGCGATTTCAAGAATGCTCGGAACTCCCCTGGAGCAAGTTCGGGATGTAGGTGCGCTGGGACCCAGAACAATCCTGCATCTTCGCCGTTGAGTCCATCCGGGGTGGAAAGGGTGATATCGTCGTTGGTGTCGTACAGTGATCCCGATGATTCAGGGCGAGAGCTCGGTGAGGGGGGCGGTAAGTCCGGATCTAATGGTAGGGCTCCTGGTCCAGCAGATGTTATCGATCTTCGCCTCAGGTTTCTGGTTTATATAGAGATAAGAGAAAGTCAGCTATGAAACACTACACAGcaacaaggagaaggacCGGTAGATCTTTCTTGTTTTGCTGTTTGCTTTTTGCTTGATAGGATGATAAAGCAGTATACTCACCTCAAGGTAttgatctccctctcaatctcttGATCAGATACCTCTGAAGGCATTTTGGTATTGCTAAACAAGACTTAAGAGTACTCGCACGAGCCCGAGAGAGATTCAGGGGTGACCTAAGcttgtgagatggatggtattTCGATTGTTCTATATACACTCTATGTTGTCctgtttttttttttttgttgCTGTGCTGTCAAAGGTGAATTGTCTGTGTATTGATGCTGTGTGATTGCTGGTTTAATGGTGATGTGATTTGCTGTAAAAGGATGGAATTGAAGTGGTGTTGGTCGTTAATCGCAATTGATGATTTCAGTTGACGTGGTTTTGTTGTCTTGTTCGTTAGATTCAATTGTATGATGATACAAGTCACTTTGAGTTGCTCATATCAGAGTGTCCAGTCGATGGGTTCGTTGCTCAGTTGcgacgatgttgatgatggtgagatgtaTGCAAGGTTACTTGGTCTATATGCCTATATGCAGATGAgtgaaagatggatgatgatatatactGTATTATTTCTGTATTGTACATGTACTGTAAGATAGTAGGAGGAACACAGGGCACGCGAGAGTATAAGCAGAGTATAGTACTATAGTGTTAGTATTACACGCTCGGACCGGCTAACATCCACCTTACTCTGCTTAGGCATGCAGCACACAGTTGATTATGTAAACAACCATGCCATGCAATGGTGCTGATGGACCCTGCATACACAAGGAAAAGGGCGTAAACATGTGCCTGCCCCTGCatgagtgagggtgagagggtcTACAAGTATTTACTATTTAcagggatgagggggatgaagcAGTACCATAGTAGAGAAGAGTGAACAACACTCGCATGCAGGAACAGGTCGTATCCGTAGTCAGACCCCTCAATCGCTCAGCATACGTCTCTCACATGCACTCAAAATAGAACTAGACCTTTACAAGTAGAGCAACACAAGAATATTCAATCAACAACATCGCTCTCACGTTCGCGATTGCCCACTGCCCATTATCCATTGCCGAGCCAAGCCGTGATGGGTAGTGGCACTTGGCAATGATACTTGGCACAGCAAACGATCCTGTATAGCGTGAAGAATCTATGATTACGGTGGCTGAATGCTTTTCATGCTGCATGGCTCAATGCAGTTCTTGCGAAGTGATATACATGCAGTATATACCTTGTCGACGATGAGTGTATACTTGAGCGTAGAGGGCTGATCATTCATCCGTGATTGTATCGTACAGTCATGATGGCGATGTCACCAACCTTGATCCAAGGACATACCGCGTCGCCTTCCGGGTCCCACTTGATTGACTGACTTGAAAGAACACGTCCCGATACTTCTGACTGTAGCAGAATAATCTTATACAATAGTAGTAAGTTATACAGTTTGCACTTGCAGTTCTGTGCgttgtgtgtatgtgtgaGCTGTGGccacatcatatcataagGGGTCAGTGCAGTGCGGTTGCAGTGTGGGCTGAACTAACATCATcgtctctcttcttcatcatcttttcTCATTTCATCACTGGTGCTTTCGTCTGATCCATCCTTGTTACCCCAGCGATTtaaaagaaaaaaaaaaatGACATCAACccactctcattctcactgTGCGATATGGTCCATCCCCTTTGACCATCGTACgatcctcctcgatctcccaATCAAAGATATCCTCAGCCTCCTTCGAACAAGTCTGATTCACCAAGCAGCTACTATAGACAACCTGTACAAGGTATTCCCGTATAGGCATCTCAACACCTTATTGGAGAAATGTACCGACGAGGCAAGTGGGACCCTCACTCGTTTTCAGTGTATGCACTTAAGCCTGGTAGGGTACAGTTCATAGACCCAACCTTAACTCAATAGGTCCGAGAACATCTCTATCTCACAGCCATCCAATCCCTAACACTCCATCACCTCGACCCCCCCTTCGCCCATCATACCCAATGGATCGATCTCTTCCACAATTTACCCAATTGCACTCGCATCCTCGAACCGAACCCCTACTGGCATCACCCCGATCCAGCCTACTTCCCTCGTATATTGGAGCGATCATTCGCCAGCGACAATGCAGAGCAGTGCACGTTTCATCATACTCTGCCATCCCATAGTATCACTCCAAAGGTTCATCCGGAGGTGCCACCCGGATGGAGACTCATCAAAGGAATGGACGTATCATGCTCTCTCGAAGAACTATCCTCAGCTGAACGCGAAGATCAATACAAAGATATCCTCAAAGGTCTTATCGACCTAAAACCAAGATTGAACGAAAAGTCAGATCGCTTCTTGCAGAATGTTCTGTCATATCCCAAAATACAGTATTACTTCCTCACTATCCGTGATGGTCTCTGTACACCCCTGAACCTAGAGATGATTGTCCCCTACTCTTTGGACAAAACATCTTGGGAGATATTGGAATTCGCTTCGCCTTATGTCTTAGCGCTGGATTTGGAGTTTGAACCTCACGatcactcttcatcccaGATGGCCAGATTTGACGAGATCAATTGGGAGGGTATGATCAACCTCCAGGAACTGGTATTGCAAATTCATCGGTCAAGCTCATCATACCCCATCAGCTCGGAGCCATCGACTTCTCAAGAGTACCTTCATATTTACCCTTCCAGCCCTGGGAAAGGTCTCAGGCACTAtaccctctccctcatatACGACGAGCCACTGCGCAATTTGGAGTTACAATCCATCCATGAACACGAGATAAAGTTCGTTCGCTCTATCGCGCGATACTTTTTCAACTTCTTTGATCCGTATAACCAGCCTAGAGTTGCCGTCGAGGTTAGATCGTCaggtgatgaggagtttCCTTCTTTGATGCTGGATGAGTTTGAACAGCAGTTACAAGTCTGTCTTGTAGATGAGGTAGGTAGGTTGATCAGAGAGAATcaaaagagggaagaagcgTTGGTCAGATTTTGGGCATAACCACAATTTACTGTAATCATAATTTTCTGTAAGTTATCGTTTGAATTCCAGATCAGTGTTGGATGCATGTAGTCAGTTTGTACGTTCATCTTATATATACTAGCGCCAGCTAATCCATAAGTGATACTCCCTGTACATCGTAAAGCAAGGTGATTTATGCATATAAACCATACTCACAGACCCATACCTACGTCCCAGGAACGCAATGCTCCGTATCCCCTCTTGCATTCCCCCACCACTCCGGCCCATTCCACGTCCATATCACTCCTCCGAACAAAACGTATATGCTCAAAGCAGTTATGGAAGTTCCAGCGTCCAGAGCGGACGAAATGACGTAGATGTATTTACCGTGTGTTTTTGGGTATTTCTTGGCGAAGTATGAGTTGGATAGGATTGCTACTATGAGTgatgtgaggatgatgttggtTGGGCTGTGGGGGAATGCAGGTTtgaaagaatgggatgagagaaCGAGACAAAGGATCATATTGTCAGTCAGATCGAATAGGTGCATATCATGCACGAGACACAGTTGTCTGGATAGCATCGTGATCGACTCACTATTGAGGTACGATAGTAGCCCCACTACATATAATAGGAAATACGACCTATACCCCATTCAATCAGCTTCACTGTCCACAGACCGGTAGAATCGACAACTGACCTTGTTCAACTTATACCCCGACCATCTCCTATGTCCCCACCAACAAGCTATCGGCACAATCGCACCAATCAAGAAACCTAGATAGAGCACTTCATATCCCCCACTGAAAAATCTCGCTGGGGCCACTGCACCCCATATGATCGATGCGGAGTAGAAGATTGCTGGTGCTCTACCTGTCCATTGGCCTGTTGGATCTACCACCGAGCCGTTAAGGAAAGACCTTTTAGACTCGAGAACGGATTCAAGCGTGACGTCTacaggaggagagagacATCAGCCCAACAAGCTAGCGAAGCGCTTGAGTCAAGAATATCTCGCAAGGGTGTAGAGTCATCACGAAAGAAACTCACAATTCGCCAAAGCACCCAATACCGTGCCTAATATCTGACAAGCAAACATCTCCCTAGGCGGTATGGAAGTGTACCAGCCGAGTTTCAGATCGGATGTGAGAGCAAGAGCTTGTGACATAGCCATGTCTGGAAAATTGAGGTGTAAGCTGGTGGATGGCATATGACGCAGGTTGGGAATATCTCACAGCCGTAGCACTTGAAGGTCACACTACGGAACATCGCGTCAGTCCGATCCCGCCAACGATGGACATTTGTGTCTAACTCACTTTCCGATCGGTTTGCCAGGCATCAACACTCCTGCAACACTGCACACAATATCACAGATCATCAGTCTTCGGTATGAGGACTCCGGGCAGAGAGCAGCTCACAACTCGGTGAGGACATTCTACAAAGTACGTCAGCGACCAATCACGAAAGCCTCGTTATCGAAGGACTCACCAAGCCTATCTGGGTATTACTGACCGCCGCTATTATACCAACCCTATCATATGTATTAGCTGGTCGGAACTCTCCAAATATATAGCTAACTTACGGGACCAGGAAGATCTGAGAATCAGTAAAATCAGCTCAACACCAACGACCTTTCGTCACTgccagctgactcaccgtAGCTATCGCCATGGCCAATATCAAAGCCCAAATAGGCATCTGCAGTGGCGTAGTCTTCACGAGTATAACTAAAGATATGATGAGCTCCAGTGTCAGCTCGTGTCAGCTTGAGGTGTATGAACAAGCGTACCCGCTGCACCAAAATTTACTCCCAGCAATCCGATATACCAAGACGACGGTACAGGAAGGTATGATCGCATGAGCTTACTTCGCGACTTCGTGAGCTGAAGTCGATTCATTAGCCGAACCCATAATGACAACTCACTTATGCACATCATTGAGATCTTGACCACGTTTCGATAATGCTATTAAGCGAGGTAAGCTCATTCCATGTTCGTTTACGCGTGTTTCTTAGCTTACCTTCCTTAATTTCTTCTCGGTGCCAGAGCCAAACGTGCACCAGTACACTCGATAATGCAGCGAAACTCAATCCGTATGTTATAGCACTAGACATTGTCGTGAGCTCAGCGTCGGGGAGACCGTCGTGCATATAGACCAGCTCACAAATAAGGAGTAAGCAAAAGCGGTTTTGCCTGTTCATAAGCTACTTCATCTAGTGACAAATCCGGCTTCAAGATCGACGTAACATCGAATTTCTGAAATGACGAGTTGTATAGACCAGCCGAGACGGGTGAAGGGAATGATCTGGCTGACCAAAAGTCCGTCACTAGGATGAGAGGCATGATCTACAATGAGCGAGAGTAGATTAGCTATTGAATCTGATTGATAGATTTATCAACGTTGCAAGAAGTGAAAATAGGTTAGCTCACCACCCAAATCATTCCTACCAAACCACCAAAGTAGTTCCCCAAAGCCCAATAAGGAGTATACAGCGGCCCAGAAGAACCAATACTACTCCAATCGAAACTCCAATTTGCCACTCCCAATCCTGAGTACCCGCTTCCCAGTgttctcatccaccatgatTCGTTGTTCATCAGGCACAACACCGACACTGAAGTCAAGGTAGGGAATAATAGGAAAGGGAGGAATTGGTAGACGAAGGTGAtcaggaagatgatcatgaatATGCGTAATCGTTTGGTTGTCATTGCTTGAGCTGTGCTTGATAGAGctgaagatgttgatgagtaTAATGTGGTGAATAGTTGAACGGTGACGAGGGTGGAGGGCCAGTACATTGCTGGAGGAGATACCAGGAGGTTTTGCAGCATTCCTAGATCATCAGAGTGATATGTCAGAATCAAAACGTGAGCGAAGCATGGGAGGAAAGATCCGGTGGTAGGGTACCGGGGAAACCTGACTTACCCGCCAGTCCAAATCCGATACATTGAGTGGTCAATAGAAGCAATATCGAGGGCAATCTCCCAACGGGTGTATCATAGTACAGATCCATGATCGCCAATA comes from Kwoniella bestiolae CBS 10118 chromosome 1, complete sequence and encodes:
- a CDS encoding OPT family small oligopeptide transporter, with the protein product MPVSPREAEAYELPSLDAESSSKPYEEGDEISREDARLLGRSDESKGGEDDIEDDTASYRRAVEDEEIVGKGTNVEALIARTVPSTDDPTLPTLTLRVLILGSTFCILGASSSMIFYFKSNAPQFSQYFVILATYPLGHVLANDKLIPRGKRILGWELNPGRFSIKEAILVSVLSSSGAAAAYAADILAIMDLYYDTPVGRLPSILLLLTTQCIGFGLAGMLQNLLVSPPAMYWPSTLVTVQLFTTLYSSTSSALSSTAQAMTTKRLRIFMIIFLITFVYQFLPFLLFPTLTSVSVLCLMNNESWWMRTLGSGYSGLGVANWSFDWSSIGSSGPLYTPYWALGNYFGGLVGMIWVIMPLILVTDFWSARSFPSPVSAGLYNSSFQKFDVTSILKPDLSLDEVAYEQAKPLLLTPYFAITYGLSFAALSSVLVHVWLWHREEIKEALSKRGQDLNDVHNKLMRSYLPVPSSWYIGLLGVNFGAAVILVKTTPLQMPIWALILAMAIATIFLVPVGIIAAVSNTQIGLNVLTEFVAGVLMPGKPIGNVTFKCYGYMAMSQALALTSDLKLGWYTSIPPREMFACQILGTVLGALANYVTLESVLESKRSFLNGSVVDPTGQWTGRAPAIFYSASIIWGAVAPARFFSGGYEVLYLGFLIGAIVPIACWWGHRRWSGYKLNKVVFPIICSGATIVPQYPTNIILTSLIVAILSNSYFAKKYPKTHGKYIYVISSALDAGTSITALSIYVLFGGVIWTWNGPEWWGNARGDTEHCVPGT